One window of Stigmatopora nigra isolate UIUO_SnigA chromosome 14, RoL_Snig_1.1, whole genome shotgun sequence genomic DNA carries:
- the ints10 gene encoding integrator complex subunit 10 isoform X1, whose product MSAQKDCEFLVKRARELVPDDPCAAKAWLITARTLYPADFNIQYEMYTIERNAERTSCAGGLLYDMFLNFPDQPVVWREISVITAALRSEAQDKHSQFLRGLFETLPGGIQCEMLLKATEQCFNTLEKAEMLLLLLKRFPESVVQHGVSLGETLLEAETTEKVESPVNCFRKLFVCDVLPLVINNTDMRLPASLLQKYILKAAEFYIGYVTRGPSPDGQINGEARLFFAHYDDVILPFLTVTQDGGALKSTGVSRGSQRCVIDGLSEKSSAVAEPWERLLDLLAVVGARCEWQGDKGQRTYVELLQRVKELCRYLPGLEGDTRTRCCNQVVICTALVLFRNAFLYVSAVQPALFQGVNALNLAPWILVEDFSSAYNDVEVERPTVKHTHKKRKMADGREKTVSSDDEDALGKVRGRHILANKTEMPNWSETLEGFYTARESWDLLHSHDALETEFNKMCASWKTENWLWFRIFLTDMIIYQGQYRKALSSLHQMAAVQQPQLGQQSPSGQTSLEHHRALIQQASCHYALGEYRIACEKLLDVVSGLVPPTHESTKTLEDQTRPKTKMKKSHDLRLLPCTSNAVLPFCLQLMLACFKPRAFADTRDDLSLGHVVVLLQYDWPQGETLFLKAVDKICQQGAFQYENFFNYVTNIDMLEEFAYLRTPDGGRIQLELLPNQGILIKNPRPALGVELNTLLLQGVQMMDRHHTVTRGITKGVKEDFRLAMERQVSRCGENLLAVLHRFCINEKIIIVQSLP is encoded by the exons ATGTCTGCGCAAAAAGACTGCGAATTTTTGGTCAAAAGAGCTCGGGAGCTGGTTCCAGATGACCCTTGTGCTGCTAAAGCTTGGCTCATAACGGCCAGAACCCTTTACCCAGCCGATTTCAACATACag TATGAAATGTACACCATTGAACGCAATGCTGAAAGGACTTCATGTGCAGGAGGATTGCTGTATGACAT GTTCCTAAATTTCCCAGATCAGCCCGTCGTGTGGCGTGAGATCAGTGTCATCACCGCGGCCCTGCGAAGCGAGGCTCAGGACAAACATTCACAGTTCCTTCGAG GGCTTTTTGAAACACTACCTGGAGGGATTCAGTGCGAGATGCTACTAAAGGCCACAGAGCAGTGTTTCAACACTTTGGAAAAGGCAGAAATGCTGTTACTCCTACTAAAACGCTTTCCGGAGTCTGTCGTCCAGCACGGG GTCAGCTTAGGGGAGACGTTGTTGGAGGCTGAGACGACTGAGAAAGTGGAATCGCCCGTTAACTGCTTCCGAAAACTTTTTG TATGTGACGTCCTTCCTTTGGTTATAAACAACACGGACATGCGCCTGCCAGCCAGCCTGCTgcagaaatacattttgaaagctGCAGAATTTTACATCGGTTACGTCACTCGAGGACCTTCGCCCGACGGACAGATCAATGGTGAGGCACGTTTGTTTTTCGCTCATTACGACGACGTCATTTTACCATTTCTGACAGTCACACAAGACGGTGGTGCGCTCAAGTCCACTGGAGTTTCCCGCGGCTCCCAACGCTGCGTTATTGACGGCTTGTCGGAGAAGTCTTCGGCGGTCGCCGAGCCTTGGGAGAGGCTGCTGGACCTCCTCGCGGTCGTCGGGGCAAGATGCGAGTGGCAGGGTGATAAAGGACAGAG GACTTATGTGGAATTGCTTCAGAGAGTAAAAGAGCTATGTCGCTACTTACCGGGTTTGGAGGGAGACACCAGAACCCGCTGCTGCAATCAGGTGGTCATCTGTACCGCCTTGGTTCTTTTCCGCAACGCCTTCCTCTACGTCTCGGCCGTTCAGCCGGCACTCTTCCAGG GCGTGAATGCTTTGAACTTGGCGCCATGGATTCTCGTGGAAGATTTTAGCTCGGCATACAACGATGTGGAGGTGGAGAGGCCAACCGTcaagcacacacacaagaaGCGCAAAATGGCCGACGGCAGAGAGAAAACCGTG AGTTCGGACGACGAGGACGCTTTGGGGAAAGTGCGTGGCCGGCACATCCTGGCCAACAAGACGGAAATGCCCAACTGGTCGGAGACTCTGGAGGGATTTTACACGGCCAGGGAAAGCTGGGATCTTCTTCACTCCCACGACGCCCTGGAAACTG AATTCAACAAAATGTGCGCCTCATGGAAGACAGAAAATTGGCTGTGGTTCCGAATCTTCCTCACTGACATGATCATATACCAG GGCCAGTACCGGAAGGCCCTGTCCAGTTTGCACCAGATGGCTGCCGTGCAGCAGCCCCAGTTGGGCCAGCAGAGCCCCTCGGGCCAGACCAGTCTGGAGCACCACAGGGCCCTCATACAGCAAGCCTCTTGCCACTACGCACTGGGAGAATACAGG aTTGCCTGCGAGAAGCTTCTGGACGTTGTCAGTGGACTGGTACCACCCACCCATGAATCAACAAAAACATTAGAAGATCAGACCAGACCAAAaaccaaaatgaagaaaa GCCACGACCTGAGATTGCTTCCCTGCACCAGCAATGCCGTCCTGCCATTTTGCCTCCAGCTAATGTTGGCCTGCTTTAAG CCGCGAGCCTTCGCGGACACCCGAGACGATCTTTCGCTGGGTCACGTGGTGGTGCTCCTGCAGTACGATTGGCCGCAGGGCGAGACGCTCTTTCTAAAAGCCGTGGATAAGATTTGCCAGCAAGGGGCTTTCCAATACGAGAATTTCTTCAACTACGTCACCA ACATCGACATGCTGGAGGAGTTTGCCTACCTGCGGACCCCCGACGGAGGAAGGATCCAGTTGGAGCTGCTTCCCAACCAGGGGATTTTGATTAA GAACCCTAGGCCCGCCCTGGGGGTGGAGTTAAACACCCTTCTGCTACAAGGGGTCCAGATGATGGACAG ACACCACACGGTGACCCGAGGGATTACCAAAGGAGTGAAGGAGGATTTCCGATTGGCCATGGAGAGGCAAGTGTCGCGTTGCGGGGAGAACCTGCTCGCCGTCCTGCACCGTTTCTGCATCAACGAGAAAATCATCATCGTCCAGTCCCTGCCCTGA
- the ints10 gene encoding integrator complex subunit 10 isoform X3: protein MSAQKDCEFLVKRARELVPDDPCAAKAWLITARTLYPADFNIQYEMYTIERNAERTSCAGGLLYDMFLNFPDQPVVWREISVITAALRSEAQDKHSQFLRGLFETLPGGIQCEMLLKATEQCFNTLEKAEMLLLLLKRFPESVVQHGVSLGETLLEAETTEKVESPVNCFRKLFVCDVLPLVINNTDMRLPASLLQKYILKAAEFYIGYVTRGPSPDGQINVTQDGGALKSTGVSRGSQRCVIDGLSEKSSAVAEPWERLLDLLAVVGARCEWQGDKGQRTYVELLQRVKELCRYLPGLEGDTRTRCCNQVVICTALVLFRNAFLYVSAVQPALFQGVNALNLAPWILVEDFSSAYNDVEVERPTVKHTHKKRKMADGREKTSSDDEDALGKVRGRHILANKTEMPNWSETLEGFYTARESWDLLHSHDALETEFNKMCASWKTENWLWFRIFLTDMIIYQGQYRKALSSLHQMAAVQQPQLGQQSPSGQTSLEHHRALIQQASCHYALGEYRIACEKLLDVVSGLVPPTHESTKTLEDQTRPKTKMKKSHDLRLLPCTSNAVLPFCLQLMLACFKPRAFADTRDDLSLGHVVVLLQYDWPQGETLFLKAVDKICQQGAFQYENFFNYVTNIDMLEEFAYLRTPDGGRIQLELLPNQGILIKNPRPALGVELNTLLLQGVQMMDRHHTVTRGITKGVKEDFRLAMERQVSRCGENLLAVLHRFCINEKIIIVQSLP from the exons ATGTCTGCGCAAAAAGACTGCGAATTTTTGGTCAAAAGAGCTCGGGAGCTGGTTCCAGATGACCCTTGTGCTGCTAAAGCTTGGCTCATAACGGCCAGAACCCTTTACCCAGCCGATTTCAACATACag TATGAAATGTACACCATTGAACGCAATGCTGAAAGGACTTCATGTGCAGGAGGATTGCTGTATGACAT GTTCCTAAATTTCCCAGATCAGCCCGTCGTGTGGCGTGAGATCAGTGTCATCACCGCGGCCCTGCGAAGCGAGGCTCAGGACAAACATTCACAGTTCCTTCGAG GGCTTTTTGAAACACTACCTGGAGGGATTCAGTGCGAGATGCTACTAAAGGCCACAGAGCAGTGTTTCAACACTTTGGAAAAGGCAGAAATGCTGTTACTCCTACTAAAACGCTTTCCGGAGTCTGTCGTCCAGCACGGG GTCAGCTTAGGGGAGACGTTGTTGGAGGCTGAGACGACTGAGAAAGTGGAATCGCCCGTTAACTGCTTCCGAAAACTTTTTG TATGTGACGTCCTTCCTTTGGTTATAAACAACACGGACATGCGCCTGCCAGCCAGCCTGCTgcagaaatacattttgaaagctGCAGAATTTTACATCGGTTACGTCACTCGAGGACCTTCGCCCGACGGACAGATCAATG TCACACAAGACGGTGGTGCGCTCAAGTCCACTGGAGTTTCCCGCGGCTCCCAACGCTGCGTTATTGACGGCTTGTCGGAGAAGTCTTCGGCGGTCGCCGAGCCTTGGGAGAGGCTGCTGGACCTCCTCGCGGTCGTCGGGGCAAGATGCGAGTGGCAGGGTGATAAAGGACAGAG GACTTATGTGGAATTGCTTCAGAGAGTAAAAGAGCTATGTCGCTACTTACCGGGTTTGGAGGGAGACACCAGAACCCGCTGCTGCAATCAGGTGGTCATCTGTACCGCCTTGGTTCTTTTCCGCAACGCCTTCCTCTACGTCTCGGCCGTTCAGCCGGCACTCTTCCAGG GCGTGAATGCTTTGAACTTGGCGCCATGGATTCTCGTGGAAGATTTTAGCTCGGCATACAACGATGTGGAGGTGGAGAGGCCAACCGTcaagcacacacacaagaaGCGCAAAATGGCCGACGGCAGAGAGAAAACC AGTTCGGACGACGAGGACGCTTTGGGGAAAGTGCGTGGCCGGCACATCCTGGCCAACAAGACGGAAATGCCCAACTGGTCGGAGACTCTGGAGGGATTTTACACGGCCAGGGAAAGCTGGGATCTTCTTCACTCCCACGACGCCCTGGAAACTG AATTCAACAAAATGTGCGCCTCATGGAAGACAGAAAATTGGCTGTGGTTCCGAATCTTCCTCACTGACATGATCATATACCAG GGCCAGTACCGGAAGGCCCTGTCCAGTTTGCACCAGATGGCTGCCGTGCAGCAGCCCCAGTTGGGCCAGCAGAGCCCCTCGGGCCAGACCAGTCTGGAGCACCACAGGGCCCTCATACAGCAAGCCTCTTGCCACTACGCACTGGGAGAATACAGG aTTGCCTGCGAGAAGCTTCTGGACGTTGTCAGTGGACTGGTACCACCCACCCATGAATCAACAAAAACATTAGAAGATCAGACCAGACCAAAaaccaaaatgaagaaaa GCCACGACCTGAGATTGCTTCCCTGCACCAGCAATGCCGTCCTGCCATTTTGCCTCCAGCTAATGTTGGCCTGCTTTAAG CCGCGAGCCTTCGCGGACACCCGAGACGATCTTTCGCTGGGTCACGTGGTGGTGCTCCTGCAGTACGATTGGCCGCAGGGCGAGACGCTCTTTCTAAAAGCCGTGGATAAGATTTGCCAGCAAGGGGCTTTCCAATACGAGAATTTCTTCAACTACGTCACCA ACATCGACATGCTGGAGGAGTTTGCCTACCTGCGGACCCCCGACGGAGGAAGGATCCAGTTGGAGCTGCTTCCCAACCAGGGGATTTTGATTAA GAACCCTAGGCCCGCCCTGGGGGTGGAGTTAAACACCCTTCTGCTACAAGGGGTCCAGATGATGGACAG ACACCACACGGTGACCCGAGGGATTACCAAAGGAGTGAAGGAGGATTTCCGATTGGCCATGGAGAGGCAAGTGTCGCGTTGCGGGGAGAACCTGCTCGCCGTCCTGCACCGTTTCTGCATCAACGAGAAAATCATCATCGTCCAGTCCCTGCCCTGA
- the ints10 gene encoding integrator complex subunit 10 isoform X4, whose amino-acid sequence MSAQKDCEFLVKRARELVPDDPCAAKAWLITARTLYPADFNIQYEMYTIERNAERTSCAGGLLYDMFLNFPDQPVVWREISVITAALRSEAQDKHSQFLRGLFETLPGGIQCEMLLKATEQCFNTLEKAEMLLLLLKRFPESVVQHGVSLGETLLEAETTEKVESPVNCFRKLFVCDVLPLVINNTDMRLPASLLQKYILKAAEFYIGYVTRGPSPDGQINVTQDGGALKSTGVSRGSQRCVIDGLSEKSSAVAEPWERLLDLLAVVGARCEWQGDKGQRTYVELLQRVKELCRYLPGLEGDTRTRCCNQVVICTALVLFRNAFLYVSAVQPALFQGVNALNLAPWILVEDFSSAYNDVEVERPTVKHTHKKRKMADGREKTVSSDDEDALGKVRGRHILANKTEMPNWSETLEGFYTARESWDLLHSHDALETEFNKMCASWKTENWLWFRIFLTDMIIYQGQYRKALSSLHQMAAVQQPQLGQQSPSGQTSLEHHRALIQQASCHYALGEYRIACEKLLDVVSGLVPPTHESTKTLEDQTRPKTKMKKSHDLRLLPCTSNAVLPFCLQLMLACFKPRAFADTRDDLSLGHVVVLLQYDWPQGETLFLKAVDKICQQGAFQYENFFNYVTNIDMLEEFAYLRTPDGGRIQLELLPNQGILIKHHTVTRGITKGVKEDFRLAMERQVSRCGENLLAVLHRFCINEKIIIVQSLP is encoded by the exons ATGTCTGCGCAAAAAGACTGCGAATTTTTGGTCAAAAGAGCTCGGGAGCTGGTTCCAGATGACCCTTGTGCTGCTAAAGCTTGGCTCATAACGGCCAGAACCCTTTACCCAGCCGATTTCAACATACag TATGAAATGTACACCATTGAACGCAATGCTGAAAGGACTTCATGTGCAGGAGGATTGCTGTATGACAT GTTCCTAAATTTCCCAGATCAGCCCGTCGTGTGGCGTGAGATCAGTGTCATCACCGCGGCCCTGCGAAGCGAGGCTCAGGACAAACATTCACAGTTCCTTCGAG GGCTTTTTGAAACACTACCTGGAGGGATTCAGTGCGAGATGCTACTAAAGGCCACAGAGCAGTGTTTCAACACTTTGGAAAAGGCAGAAATGCTGTTACTCCTACTAAAACGCTTTCCGGAGTCTGTCGTCCAGCACGGG GTCAGCTTAGGGGAGACGTTGTTGGAGGCTGAGACGACTGAGAAAGTGGAATCGCCCGTTAACTGCTTCCGAAAACTTTTTG TATGTGACGTCCTTCCTTTGGTTATAAACAACACGGACATGCGCCTGCCAGCCAGCCTGCTgcagaaatacattttgaaagctGCAGAATTTTACATCGGTTACGTCACTCGAGGACCTTCGCCCGACGGACAGATCAATG TCACACAAGACGGTGGTGCGCTCAAGTCCACTGGAGTTTCCCGCGGCTCCCAACGCTGCGTTATTGACGGCTTGTCGGAGAAGTCTTCGGCGGTCGCCGAGCCTTGGGAGAGGCTGCTGGACCTCCTCGCGGTCGTCGGGGCAAGATGCGAGTGGCAGGGTGATAAAGGACAGAG GACTTATGTGGAATTGCTTCAGAGAGTAAAAGAGCTATGTCGCTACTTACCGGGTTTGGAGGGAGACACCAGAACCCGCTGCTGCAATCAGGTGGTCATCTGTACCGCCTTGGTTCTTTTCCGCAACGCCTTCCTCTACGTCTCGGCCGTTCAGCCGGCACTCTTCCAGG GCGTGAATGCTTTGAACTTGGCGCCATGGATTCTCGTGGAAGATTTTAGCTCGGCATACAACGATGTGGAGGTGGAGAGGCCAACCGTcaagcacacacacaagaaGCGCAAAATGGCCGACGGCAGAGAGAAAACCGTG AGTTCGGACGACGAGGACGCTTTGGGGAAAGTGCGTGGCCGGCACATCCTGGCCAACAAGACGGAAATGCCCAACTGGTCGGAGACTCTGGAGGGATTTTACACGGCCAGGGAAAGCTGGGATCTTCTTCACTCCCACGACGCCCTGGAAACTG AATTCAACAAAATGTGCGCCTCATGGAAGACAGAAAATTGGCTGTGGTTCCGAATCTTCCTCACTGACATGATCATATACCAG GGCCAGTACCGGAAGGCCCTGTCCAGTTTGCACCAGATGGCTGCCGTGCAGCAGCCCCAGTTGGGCCAGCAGAGCCCCTCGGGCCAGACCAGTCTGGAGCACCACAGGGCCCTCATACAGCAAGCCTCTTGCCACTACGCACTGGGAGAATACAGG aTTGCCTGCGAGAAGCTTCTGGACGTTGTCAGTGGACTGGTACCACCCACCCATGAATCAACAAAAACATTAGAAGATCAGACCAGACCAAAaaccaaaatgaagaaaa GCCACGACCTGAGATTGCTTCCCTGCACCAGCAATGCCGTCCTGCCATTTTGCCTCCAGCTAATGTTGGCCTGCTTTAAG CCGCGAGCCTTCGCGGACACCCGAGACGATCTTTCGCTGGGTCACGTGGTGGTGCTCCTGCAGTACGATTGGCCGCAGGGCGAGACGCTCTTTCTAAAAGCCGTGGATAAGATTTGCCAGCAAGGGGCTTTCCAATACGAGAATTTCTTCAACTACGTCACCA ACATCGACATGCTGGAGGAGTTTGCCTACCTGCGGACCCCCGACGGAGGAAGGATCCAGTTGGAGCTGCTTCCCAACCAGGGGATTTTGATTAA ACACCACACGGTGACCCGAGGGATTACCAAAGGAGTGAAGGAGGATTTCCGATTGGCCATGGAGAGGCAAGTGTCGCGTTGCGGGGAGAACCTGCTCGCCGTCCTGCACCGTTTCTGCATCAACGAGAAAATCATCATCGTCCAGTCCCTGCCCTGA
- the ints10 gene encoding integrator complex subunit 10 isoform X2 translates to MSAQKDCEFLVKRARELVPDDPCAAKAWLITARTLYPADFNIQYEMYTIERNAERTSCAGGLLYDMFLNFPDQPVVWREISVITAALRSEAQDKHSQFLRGLFETLPGGIQCEMLLKATEQCFNTLEKAEMLLLLLKRFPESVVQHGVSLGETLLEAETTEKVESPVNCFRKLFVCDVLPLVINNTDMRLPASLLQKYILKAAEFYIGYVTRGPSPDGQINVTQDGGALKSTGVSRGSQRCVIDGLSEKSSAVAEPWERLLDLLAVVGARCEWQGDKGQRTYVELLQRVKELCRYLPGLEGDTRTRCCNQVVICTALVLFRNAFLYVSAVQPALFQGVNALNLAPWILVEDFSSAYNDVEVERPTVKHTHKKRKMADGREKTVSSDDEDALGKVRGRHILANKTEMPNWSETLEGFYTARESWDLLHSHDALETEFNKMCASWKTENWLWFRIFLTDMIIYQGQYRKALSSLHQMAAVQQPQLGQQSPSGQTSLEHHRALIQQASCHYALGEYRIACEKLLDVVSGLVPPTHESTKTLEDQTRPKTKMKKSHDLRLLPCTSNAVLPFCLQLMLACFKPRAFADTRDDLSLGHVVVLLQYDWPQGETLFLKAVDKICQQGAFQYENFFNYVTNIDMLEEFAYLRTPDGGRIQLELLPNQGILIKNPRPALGVELNTLLLQGVQMMDRHHTVTRGITKGVKEDFRLAMERQVSRCGENLLAVLHRFCINEKIIIVQSLP, encoded by the exons ATGTCTGCGCAAAAAGACTGCGAATTTTTGGTCAAAAGAGCTCGGGAGCTGGTTCCAGATGACCCTTGTGCTGCTAAAGCTTGGCTCATAACGGCCAGAACCCTTTACCCAGCCGATTTCAACATACag TATGAAATGTACACCATTGAACGCAATGCTGAAAGGACTTCATGTGCAGGAGGATTGCTGTATGACAT GTTCCTAAATTTCCCAGATCAGCCCGTCGTGTGGCGTGAGATCAGTGTCATCACCGCGGCCCTGCGAAGCGAGGCTCAGGACAAACATTCACAGTTCCTTCGAG GGCTTTTTGAAACACTACCTGGAGGGATTCAGTGCGAGATGCTACTAAAGGCCACAGAGCAGTGTTTCAACACTTTGGAAAAGGCAGAAATGCTGTTACTCCTACTAAAACGCTTTCCGGAGTCTGTCGTCCAGCACGGG GTCAGCTTAGGGGAGACGTTGTTGGAGGCTGAGACGACTGAGAAAGTGGAATCGCCCGTTAACTGCTTCCGAAAACTTTTTG TATGTGACGTCCTTCCTTTGGTTATAAACAACACGGACATGCGCCTGCCAGCCAGCCTGCTgcagaaatacattttgaaagctGCAGAATTTTACATCGGTTACGTCACTCGAGGACCTTCGCCCGACGGACAGATCAATG TCACACAAGACGGTGGTGCGCTCAAGTCCACTGGAGTTTCCCGCGGCTCCCAACGCTGCGTTATTGACGGCTTGTCGGAGAAGTCTTCGGCGGTCGCCGAGCCTTGGGAGAGGCTGCTGGACCTCCTCGCGGTCGTCGGGGCAAGATGCGAGTGGCAGGGTGATAAAGGACAGAG GACTTATGTGGAATTGCTTCAGAGAGTAAAAGAGCTATGTCGCTACTTACCGGGTTTGGAGGGAGACACCAGAACCCGCTGCTGCAATCAGGTGGTCATCTGTACCGCCTTGGTTCTTTTCCGCAACGCCTTCCTCTACGTCTCGGCCGTTCAGCCGGCACTCTTCCAGG GCGTGAATGCTTTGAACTTGGCGCCATGGATTCTCGTGGAAGATTTTAGCTCGGCATACAACGATGTGGAGGTGGAGAGGCCAACCGTcaagcacacacacaagaaGCGCAAAATGGCCGACGGCAGAGAGAAAACCGTG AGTTCGGACGACGAGGACGCTTTGGGGAAAGTGCGTGGCCGGCACATCCTGGCCAACAAGACGGAAATGCCCAACTGGTCGGAGACTCTGGAGGGATTTTACACGGCCAGGGAAAGCTGGGATCTTCTTCACTCCCACGACGCCCTGGAAACTG AATTCAACAAAATGTGCGCCTCATGGAAGACAGAAAATTGGCTGTGGTTCCGAATCTTCCTCACTGACATGATCATATACCAG GGCCAGTACCGGAAGGCCCTGTCCAGTTTGCACCAGATGGCTGCCGTGCAGCAGCCCCAGTTGGGCCAGCAGAGCCCCTCGGGCCAGACCAGTCTGGAGCACCACAGGGCCCTCATACAGCAAGCCTCTTGCCACTACGCACTGGGAGAATACAGG aTTGCCTGCGAGAAGCTTCTGGACGTTGTCAGTGGACTGGTACCACCCACCCATGAATCAACAAAAACATTAGAAGATCAGACCAGACCAAAaaccaaaatgaagaaaa GCCACGACCTGAGATTGCTTCCCTGCACCAGCAATGCCGTCCTGCCATTTTGCCTCCAGCTAATGTTGGCCTGCTTTAAG CCGCGAGCCTTCGCGGACACCCGAGACGATCTTTCGCTGGGTCACGTGGTGGTGCTCCTGCAGTACGATTGGCCGCAGGGCGAGACGCTCTTTCTAAAAGCCGTGGATAAGATTTGCCAGCAAGGGGCTTTCCAATACGAGAATTTCTTCAACTACGTCACCA ACATCGACATGCTGGAGGAGTTTGCCTACCTGCGGACCCCCGACGGAGGAAGGATCCAGTTGGAGCTGCTTCCCAACCAGGGGATTTTGATTAA GAACCCTAGGCCCGCCCTGGGGGTGGAGTTAAACACCCTTCTGCTACAAGGGGTCCAGATGATGGACAG ACACCACACGGTGACCCGAGGGATTACCAAAGGAGTGAAGGAGGATTTCCGATTGGCCATGGAGAGGCAAGTGTCGCGTTGCGGGGAGAACCTGCTCGCCGTCCTGCACCGTTTCTGCATCAACGAGAAAATCATCATCGTCCAGTCCCTGCCCTGA